The region TATAACTTTAAAATTGTCTTATGGTAGCTTTCTAAAAGGAATGGTAAAAGAATGACTATTGATAAAGATAAGCTCATGACTAGATTTCACAATAAAATTGATAAAAAATCAATAAACCACCCTCTATCCCAGTGATTATCCAGATAAAGGGTGGTTTTTATCACTTGCTCACAATTATGACTTTGGCTAATACATAATAAATAAACAGAGAGTATCGCCATAGTTTTTTATTGGAGGTTAGTTATTGTGATCCCCTTTACTGTAATATGTCAACGGGGAGGGAACTATATGCGGCATACCCTCTGTCACAAGCATAATCGGTTTTAAATGGAATATGTTAAGAATTATTATTTAATTCTTTTTTAGTCTCAAGTCATTTTAACATAAGAGCTATCTTTATTCCAATTCAAAAAATCTATAGTATTGTACAGCATATAAATTCTGCTAATGCACAATATTGATCTCAAGGAGCTATTCTTTTATTTACATATTTGACCACGAATATATGTCCTTGCTATACCTCCTTCTAAGTATATCTTTAGGAGGAAAACCAAACATGGACATAGATAGATTTGAAAAAATAGCCAAAAAAGTTAGCATCCCATCAGTCTTACATGGTGGCTCAGGTACCAGTAAAAACAGCTTGAAAAAATGCATTAAGTTAGGCATAATTAAAATTAATATTTGGACAGATCTCATGGTTGCAGCAACAGAAGGCATAAAGGAATCTTTAAAAACTGCCGATAATTTTGGAGATATTAACCTAGTCGCCGAAGCGGCTATAAAAGAATGCCTTATTAAATACTATAAAATGTTTAACTGTTTAAGTAGAATATAACTAGAAAGGTGGTTCCATAATGCTTATATTCTTGGATACTGCAGATATTAATAGCATCAAAAAAGGAATAGAATATTACCCAATAGCAGGTGTTACAACAAATCCTACCATTATTGCAAAAGAAAATAGAGATTATCTAGATCTATTGAAAGATATTAGAAAGGTCATAGGAGAGGAGAAAATGTTCCATATTCAAGTTTTAGCTACTAAGGCTGAAAATATAATAAAAGAAGCCCATTTCATCAAAGATACCATTGGTGGGAATATCTATATAAAAATTCCAGTTATTAGAGAAGGAATAAAAGCAATTAAAATGCTGAAAGAGGAAAATTTCAAGATTACAGCAACTGCTATATTCACTCCACAACAAGCTCTAGTGGCAGCTTTAGCTGGAGCCAATTTTGTAGCACCGTATGTAAATAGATTGGATAACATCTCCGGTGATGGTGTTAAGGTAATTAGGCAAATCAAAAAATTGTTTGATACTTATAA is a window of Tepidimicrobium xylanilyticum DNA encoding:
- a CDS encoding class II fructose-bisphosphate aldolase, which gives rise to MDIDRFEKIAKKVSIPSVLHGGSGTSKNSLKKCIKLGIIKINIWTDLMVAATEGIKESLKTADNFGDINLVAEAAIKECLIKYYKMFNCLSRI
- the fsa gene encoding fructose-6-phosphate aldolase; the protein is MLIFLDTADINSIKKGIEYYPIAGVTTNPTIIAKENRDYLDLLKDIRKVIGEEKMFHIQVLATKAENIIKEAHFIKDTIGGNIYIKIPVIREGIKAIKMLKEENFKITATAIFTPQQALVAALAGANFVAPYVNRLDNISGDGVKVIRQIKKLFDTYNLDSKILAASFKNVEQVHKSSLEGAHSVTLPLEVLENLLHHPLTDSSVEAFIKDWKTAYNQTYLID